In Hydractinia symbiolongicarpus strain clone_291-10 chromosome 15, HSymV2.1, whole genome shotgun sequence, one DNA window encodes the following:
- the LOC130628604 gene encoding uncharacterized protein LOC130628604, whose protein sequence is MAKQMIKKFMILILLNILPIRCHQQEGMKHRKSHARLSNTHPRILPRQEAVDDVLNGFKNTVSRTVITPLRTMKQAGFQNSAPPSNAQDKINTKIGRIKTKVSNFESSKKHAAAGALASVFSGVPSIVNGYKDGDWKTVMSGVLGVASGIASMFGPIGSVVGTVLSLLSSIFSWFGGSSSTPVESQEDMMKRVVETAIEENEIRLLKEEIAGVRNVYTSLSNSLNNFREQNVEPEKKRDATGDENAEPQRISDLQGVQFFNQAFQELVPFGKLKEAISKYCAAGYLQEGTDSHEKTKNDKEVIRKAKNCATFVRLYCGIALQRQFLLIDMAAVINDADSPTLRQTGINFVYMLTKEQEKDQEVLRFLVDPINFPNRRYAVAYFFDEPNSNNLAEIYIKKLGDTFPGSYKPGVMACKNYKLQGRCISLEKVPFLVKDDFSSVFVPYGKKITKVTVQRSSSDEVELNHRCLGASVCNNVLKLNSAYPDRVSAYLHVEETDESVSDEVKFCKAEEEDSSTKIKYRLCRTIGKTSSHRTLDFGTISFVGHVDLVTIPENLCLLVARVGQHAGPDKISNVCAKNSWKYFQIMEKDEGMKFVKVCSEVNLGGVCYRMLVPKLKNDNFITITTSLTSCEINVIKSMQIPKAIEVTLYTDKNKIKDSAGPFVGPATISKVAHADGNTNTVKIVDRMQPSIEICEEELFLKNCVQMPLEDYNGGDLYDPQTTPMTHFKSAKFPPGVKVQLYEEKDKGGAAFYTADSQGYWSSSEKVARSMKVETH, encoded by the exons ATGGCCAAACAGATG ATTAAAAAGTTTATGATTCTTATCCTGTTGAATATCTTGCCCATAAGATGCCACCAACAGGAAGGAATGAAACACAGAAAATCCCATGCTCGTCTTTCAAACACTCATCCGAGGATACTTCCACGACAAGAAGCGGTTGATGATGTACTTAACGGTTTTAAAAACACCGTGAGTAGAACGGTGATAACTCCTCTAAGAACGATGAAACAAGCTGGCTTTCAAAATTCAGCACCCCCTTCCAATGCCCAGGAtaaaattaacacaaaaatagGCCGGATAAAGACCAAAGTATCAAATTTTGAATCATCTAAAAAACATGCAGCAGCTGGTGCTCTTGCTAGTGTATTTAGTGGAGTCCCGAGCATCGTCAATGGATATAAAGATGGCGATTGGAAAACTGTCATGTCCG GTGTTCTTGGAGTTGCATCAGGTATAGCAAGCATGTTTGGACCTATTGGGTCTGTTGTAGGGACTGTCTTGTCGCTTCTTTCTTCGATCTTCTCGTGGTTTGGTGGAAGCTCAAGCACTCCAGTTGAAAGTCAAGAGGATATGATGAAAAG GGTTGTTGAAACAGcaattgaagaaaatgaaatcAGACTGTTAAAAGAAGAAATTGCGGGCGTGAGAAACGTGTACACTTCGCTTTCCAACTCCTTAAATAACTTTCGTGAGCAAAACGtggagccagagaaaaaaaGAGATGCAACGGGAGATGAAAACGCAGAACCTCAAAGGATATCAGATTTGCAGGGAGTTCAGTTTTTCAACCAAGCCTTTCAAGAACTTGTGCCTTTTGGGAAGCTTAAGGAAGCAATTAGCAAATATTGCGCTGCTGGATATCTTCAAGAAGGTACAGATTCACACGAAAAGACAAAGAATGATAAGGAAGTGATTAGAAAGGCAAAGAATTGCGCAACATTTGTCAGACTGTATTGTGGGATTGCACTCCAACGCCAGTTCTTATTGATTGACATGGCAGCTGTAATCAATGATGCTGACAGTCCAACTTTAAGACAAACTGGAATTAACTTTGTCTACATGTTGacaaaagaacaagaaaaagaTCAGGAAGTTTTACGATTTCTTGTCGACCCTATCAACTTTCCAAATCGACGTTACGCAGTGGCATACTTTTTTGATGAGCCAAACAGCAACAACCTAGCCGAaatttatataaagaaactCGGTGATACTTTCCCTGGCTCCTATAAACCAGGTGTTATGGCATGCAAAAATTATAAGCTTCAGGGTAGATGCATAAGTTTGGAAAAG GTTCCGTTTCTGGTCAAGGACGACTTCAGTAGTGTGTTTGTGCCATATGGAAAAAAGATTactaaggtcacagtacaacgTAGCTCTTCCGATGAGGTAGAACTTAATCACAGATGTCTTGGTGCATCAGTTTGTAATAATGTACTGAAACTTAATAGTGCATATCCAGATCGTGTTAGTGCTTACCTGCATGTGGAGGAAACTGACGAAAGCGTGAGCGACGAGGTCAAATTCTGTAAAGCAGAAGAGGAAGACTCGTCAACAAAGATAAAATATC GTTTATGTCGCACTATTGGAAAGACCAGCAGCCATAGAACTCTTGATTTTGGAACAATCAGTTTTGTTGGCCATGTGGACTTGGTTACAATACCAGAGAATCTGTGCCTCCTTGTAGCTAGAGTCGGTCAACATGCCGGTCCTGATAAAATTTCAAACGTGTGTGCCAAAAATAGTTGGAAATACTTCCAAATAATGGAGAAGGATGAAGGCATGAAATTCGTCAAAGTTTGCAGTGAAGTTAACCTGGGAGGTGTCTGCTACCGCATGCTTGTACCAAAGTTGAAGAATGATAACTTTATAACGATTACAACAAGCTTAACAAGTTGTGAAATAAACGTAATAAAGTCAATGCAAATTCCAAAAGCAATCGAAGTCACCTTGTACacagataaaaacaaaatcaaagatAGTGCTGGACCATTCGTTGGACCAGCCACCATATCAAAGGTGGCGCATGCGGATGGCAACACAAATACTGTAAAGATTGTTGATCGTATGCAGCCTTCAATTGAGATATGTGAGGAAGAGTTATTTTTAAAGAACTGTGTTCAGATGCCACTTGAGGATTATAATGGCGGTGACCTTTATGATCCCCAAACAACCCCAATGACCCATTTTAAGTCGGCCAAATTTCCTCCTGGTGTTAAGGTTCAACTTTATGAAGAGAAAGATAAAGGAGGGGCTGCATTTTATACGGCGGATAGCCAAGGATATTGGAGTTCCAGCGAAAAAGTAGCAAGATCGATGAAGGTTGAGACACActga